The nucleotide window AGACGTTCCTGGTGTTGGAAAAACAACGCTTGCGCGCTCTTTGGCGCAATCGATTGCGGTATCGTATCGACGTGTTCAGTTCACTTCCGATATTCTCCCCGCCGATGTTTTAGGAGGCAACGTCTACAATCAATCCACTGGAAGCTTTACCTTTCGGCCGGGTCCTGTGTTTACGCATGTGTTATTGGCCGATGAAATCAACCGTACGCCTCCTAAGACCCAAAGCGCACTTTTAGAAGCCATGGCAGAGCGCCGTGTGTCCATCGACGGTGAAACACGCGTCCTTGAAGAGCCCTTTTTTGTGGTAGCGACCCAAAATCCGCGCGAGTTCTTTGGAACCTATCCGCTCCCGGAATCCGAACTTGATCGTTTCTTGGTGCGCATTGAACTTGGCTATCCTCCGCAAGATACCGAACGCGCGCTCATCGCAGCTCAACGCAATCCGGCAGCTCACGCGGATCTCCAAGCTGTCGTCGAACGCCAAGCCCTACTGATGGCACAAGATGCTGTGGATGACGTGAGCATGCAAGACAATGTGATTGATTACCTTCACGCAATCATACGGGCCACACGAAGCACCCCTTTACTCGAGCTTGGCGCATCAACACGCGGCGCGCTTGCGCTAAGCCGTGCGGTGCGTGCTTATGCGCTTATCAAAGGCCGAAACTATGTATTGCCCGACGACGTCAAGCGGCTTGCTCCTGCGGTTTTGCCGCACCGCATTCGTCTTGCAGGTTTCCAAGATAGCATGCCATCACGAAGCGACGCCATCGCCGTCATTGACGACTTGATGAGCCATATCCCTGTCCCTTTGTAACGCATGGTGAATTTGAAGAACAACTTGCGTCAACATCATCAAAGCGACGTGCATACCCCTCATCGTTCTTCAGTGGACAAGTCAATCAAAAGAGCAAAAGTGCCGCGTGGTTGGGCCGTACGCAAATGGCGCATGACACGCGAAGGTAAAGTCTTTGTGGCTATGGCGTGCATGGTTGGGCTTGCTGCCGTGAACACGGGAAATAACCTCGTGTATCTGGTGTTTGGTTTCATGCTCACGCTCATGTTGCTAAGCGGTGTTTTGAGCGAGCTTGTGTTACAAGGCATGGGCGCCAAACGTCTGCTCCCCACACACTGCTATGCAGAAAAGACATTGTTGGTTCAGGTTGAAGTCTTCAACAAGAAAAGGTGGCTGCATAGCTATTCCATTGAAGTTGAAGAACTCGGTGCTGTTTCACAGATTTATCTTCCCAAAATAGCCCCTCGCGGCGCGGAGCGCGCGGCCTACCAAGTCACCTTCTTGCATCGAGGGTACTGTCGCTTTGAAGGGTTCTGGCTGAAAACGCGATTCCCTTTCGGCTTGGTGGAAAAAAGCAAGTTCGTTCAAAACCAAGAAGACTACCTTATCTTTCCAAACCCGATTCCTCCGCGCTTTATTCCGGAGCGATCGTATGAACTTGGGGACACCCAAGAGCAACAACGTAAAGGCTCCGGCAACGAAGTTTTTGGCTTGCGTGAATATGTATCGGGCGATGAAGCCAATCGCATTCACTGGCGCAGGTCGGCATCGCTCGGACAACTGGTTGTTCGCGAGCGTCAGCAGAGCAAACAAAAGCAGCTTTTGTTTGTACTCGATCCGCTTGAGCCAGAGCACGATGCATCCGTATGGGCCGAGCAATTTGAACG belongs to Myxococcales bacterium and includes:
- a CDS encoding MoxR family ATPase, translated to MLAPNATQVAQQIVANVSRALQGKEDRVELAVVALLARGHVLIEDVPGVGKTTLARSLAQSIAVSYRRVQFTSDILPADVLGGNVYNQSTGSFTFRPGPVFTHVLLADEINRTPPKTQSALLEAMAERRVSIDGETRVLEEPFFVVATQNPREFFGTYPLPESELDRFLVRIELGYPPQDTERALIAAQRNPAAHADLQAVVERQALLMAQDAVDDVSMQDNVIDYLHAIIRATRSTPLLELGASTRGALALSRAVRAYALIKGRNYVLPDDVKRLAPAVLPHRIRLAGFQDSMPSRSDAIAVIDDLMSHIPVPL
- a CDS encoding DUF58 domain-containing protein yields the protein MPRGWAVRKWRMTREGKVFVAMACMVGLAAVNTGNNLVYLVFGFMLTLMLLSGVLSELVLQGMGAKRLLPTHCYAEKTLLVQVEVFNKKRWLHSYSIEVEELGAVSQIYLPKIAPRGAERAAYQVTFLHRGYCRFEGFWLKTRFPFGLVEKSKFVQNQEDYLIFPNPIPPRFIPERSYELGDTQEQQRKGSGNEVFGLREYVSGDEANRIHWRRSASLGQLVVRERQQSKQKQLLFVLDPLEPEHDASVWAEQFERSVSEATGLVMSGISQGQSVCLSIRGDKNYWANPTSGTEAILTLLATIEAKQARDGIKLPEKPTGLS